The Alistipes megaguti sequence GATGCGCAGTTCGAGGTCGAGCACCTCGCCCGGAGCAACCCGTTCGGGGAGTCCGCTGAAGGCGATGTCGACCCGCCGCACGGGGTGGAACGAACGGTCGACGAACCACGAGAAGGTGCGGCCGTTGGCCAACTGAATGGTCTGCACACCGGGGAGCGTGTCGGCCTGCCGTGGACACTCGACCAACACTTCGCGTCCCGCAAAGCGCGTATCGTCGTCACGAAACTGCCACTGATGGGTCCGGTAGCGGATATTGGGCTGACAATAGGCCTCGCCGCCGGTGTAGAAGCCATACTTGGCCGCAATGGCGTAGCCGTCGCAGAAGATCACGGGACGGCCGTGCGCCTCGCGGGCAATGGCGCCGTAGCTTTCGGGGTTGTGGAAGACCTCGAAGCGCAGATCGGTCGGGTTGAAGATCATCACCAGCCGCACGACGACGACCAGCACCAGCGTGACGCCGCCGGCCCGCATGACGTAGCGACGCGTGCGCGGGTGGCGACGCGCATAGTCGAACAGCAGCCACAGGAGCCCGAACGTCGAGACGATGACCCACTGCGGCTGGACGTATCCGCGCAGCGACGAGAGCAGGAAGAAGCCGATGAAACCCACGGGCAGCAGCCGCAGCAGACGTTCGAAGGGCGTCCGACAGCGGGTCTTGCGCCAGGCCTGGACCCAGAGCGGCACGAAGAAGGGGTTGAAGACCACGAGCATGTTGACGAGGAAATCCGTCACGTAGCTCACGCGGAAGACGGCATTGCGGCCCGAGAGGTGGTAGGCGAACGAAGCCCAGTCGTGGTGATATTGCCACAGCAGATGCGGCACGAGCAGCAGCAGGGCCACGGCACCGGCCAGATAGAGTCCCGGACGGAGGAAGAGCCGGCGGGGCGTCACCGACAGGGCGAAGAGAACGACCAGCGCCCCGTGGTACTTGCTGTAGGCCATCAGCGCCATCGTCACCCCCAGCCACAGCCAGGCGCCGCGCCGCTCCTCGGTGAAGCGGCGGAAGGCCCCGAGGAAGAGCGCCGTCGTGAAGAGCAGCGGACCGTCGGGCACGGCGATAAAGCCGTAGAGCTGCAGCATGAGCGTCGAGGCGGCAACCATGCAGTACAATGCGGCGTCACGGCGCGAGGCATCCGCCGGGCGGATCAGCCGCCACAGCACCCAAAGATAGAGCGGCTGCAGCAGCGTGAAGAAGAGGCGCACGCCCAGTTCACCGCCGGCGAGGTGTTCGCCCAGCCAGACCAGCAGTGCCGTCATGGGCGGATGGTCGAAATAGCCCCACGCCAGGTGTTCGGCGAACATGTGGTAGTAGGCCTCGTCGTTGGCCAGCTGGGAGAACCCCGCCTGCAGGAGGTTGCACACCCACCAGACGCCGAGCCAGAAGAGGACCAGCGTGTCGGGTCCCCACGCGGCATATCCCGTTTTGAGCGATGCTTTCATACCGCGGCAAAGGTAGGAATTTTTCTCGGGATTGCGTCGATGTTGATACAT is a genomic window containing:
- a CDS encoding glycosyltransferase family 39 protein; translated protein: MKASLKTGYAAWGPDTLVLFWLGVWWVCNLLQAGFSQLANDEAYYHMFAEHLAWGYFDHPPMTALLVWLGEHLAGGELGVRLFFTLLQPLYLWVLWRLIRPADASRRDAALYCMVAASTLMLQLYGFIAVPDGPLLFTTALFLGAFRRFTEERRGAWLWLGVTMALMAYSKYHGALVVLFALSVTPRRLFLRPGLYLAGAVALLLLVPHLLWQYHHDWASFAYHLSGRNAVFRVSYVTDFLVNMLVVFNPFFVPLWVQAWRKTRCRTPFERLLRLLPVGFIGFFLLSSLRGYVQPQWVIVSTFGLLWLLFDYARRHPRTRRYVMRAGGVTLVLVVVVRLVMIFNPTDLRFEVFHNPESYGAIAREAHGRPVIFCDGYAIAAKYGFYTGGEAYCQPNIRYRTHQWQFRDDDTRFAGREVLVECPRQADTLPGVQTIQLANGRTFSWFVDRSFHPVRRVDIAFSGLPERVAPGEVLDLELRIMNPYRYEIRVGEGPIGLHILWKHGRFRVEEFPTGARFTLGAGATLTLPVRFTIPEQLAGEQFDVGFALCRTGYTNWFNGKPVSTRVDGLNKRL